AAATAAGTGTAAATATCGTACCTAAAATGGCAATAATTGCGGCACCAACTGCCGTTTCGTCATCCTTGGCTTTCACTTGCGGTGCAATTGCTACGACCGCGGCAGCGCCGCAAATCGCCGTACCGCACGCTGTTAAAATTCCTAGTTTCTTCTCTACTTTAAAAACTTTTGTTAGTCCATATACAACGAAAATTGTAAATCCAATGACAACCGCAGCGATGACCAATACTTTCGGCCCCGCCTTCGCAATATCTACGAGATTTAAACGCATTCCGAGCAAAATAATTCCGAAGCGAAGCAGCTTCTTACTCGCAAAGTTTGTTCCCGCTATCGCTTCATGAGGGACTCCAATCGTTGCTCGCCAAATCATCCCGATCAGAATAGCAATCACTAATTGTCCCATAATATTTAAAAACGGAAGCTCCGCTAAATATTTCGCGGCAATGGCGATTAATAATGTAATCCCAATCCCTTGCGAAAATCCAAGACGCTTCTTCTTTTGTATAACAAGTGTTTGTTCCACTTTGTACCACTCCAATAATCGTATTGGAACATGCATGTTCTTTATAGTTACATTATAAGAGAGTTTTAATGATAAGTTTAATATCAATATTAAATCTCAATCATCAAAAAAACTTATGATAAAATAAAAGCAAAAATAAAGGAGCTCACCCGATGAACGTCGACATTTTAAAGATTTTTGTTACCGTTGTGGAACAAAAGCACTTCTCTCGCGCTGCGGAGCTATTAAATCTTTCACAACCTGGCGTTAGTATGCACATTCGCAACTTAGAAAATGAGTTTGGAACTACCCTTATTCAGCGCTCCCCAAAGCACGTTCAAGTTACGGAAGCCGGGAATATTTTATACATACATGCAAAGCAAATGCTCTCACTTTACGAGGAAGCGAAACAAGAAATTAACGAATTGCATAACGTCGTAACGGGAACGCTGCGTATCGGTGCTAGCTTTACAATCGGTGAATACTTGCTTCCCAAAATACTCGCGCGCTATGCTAATGAAAATCCGCACGTCGAAGTGCATACATTCATCTCCAATACAGAAGAGGTTTTGCAAAGCATTCGCTCCAATCAAATCGACATTGGCTTAGTAGAAGGGCAAGTTGTATATGCCGACATGGACGTGGAAACTTTTATGCAAGATGAAATGAAACTCGTCGTCCCGCCAAATCATCCATTGCTCCATATGCAGGAAATAAATGAAACTACTCTGCAAGATCAAGTATGGATTTTAAGAGAAAGCGGATCGGGAACACGTGCCTATAGCGACCGCTTTATACACCAACATCACTTAAAAATGAAGCGATTCTTTACGTTTAGTAGTATTCAAAGTGTGAAGGAAGCCGTCGCTGCCGGGCTTGGTATCGCTATACTTTCAGACTGGACTGTCAGAAAGGAACTATTAGCAAAAGAGATATTCCACGTCGAAGTGTCG
The DNA window shown above is from Bacillus clarus and carries:
- a CDS encoding YeiH family protein, translated to MEQTLVIQKKKRLGFSQGIGITLLIAIAAKYLAELPFLNIMGQLVIAILIGMIWRATIGVPHEAIAGTNFASKKLLRFGIILLGMRLNLVDIAKAGPKVLVIAAVVIGFTIFVVYGLTKVFKVEKKLGILTACGTAICGAAAVVAIAPQVKAKDDETAVGAAIIAILGTIFTLIYTLLYPVLGLSPYGYGVFSGATLHEIAHVIAAAAPGGSTAVDIAVIVKLTRVAMLVPVAILIGLWFGRSEGRTEKSSWRDLPIPWFIFGFLAMSAVHSIGTIPEFVAGDIVVIAYMLIAMAMAGLGLNVEFKTFRKLGSKAFVAGLIGSVCLSILGYVLVYALGFM
- a CDS encoding LysR family transcriptional regulator produces the protein MNVDILKIFVTVVEQKHFSRAAELLNLSQPGVSMHIRNLENEFGTTLIQRSPKHVQVTEAGNILYIHAKQMLSLYEEAKQEINELHNVVTGTLRIGASFTIGEYLLPKILARYANENPHVEVHTFISNTEEVLQSIRSNQIDIGLVEGQVVYADMDVETFMQDEMKLVVPPNHPLLHMQEINETTLQDQVWILRESGSGTRAYSDRFIHQHHLKMKRFFTFSSIQSVKEAVAAGLGIAILSDWTVRKELLAKEIFHVEVSNEKLLRPFSIVRGKYFIPSKAIQVFLDHVESFAKKQS